A genomic stretch from Onychostoma macrolepis isolate SWU-2019 chromosome 02, ASM1243209v1, whole genome shotgun sequence includes:
- the chd8 gene encoding chromodomain-helicase-DNA-binding protein 8 isoform X5: protein MADPIMDLFDDTPLFNLDSLPEDAFSQGSSDPVEEALKLALGHVDPPMDPTPDPGVPLLSDVVTDPALIPTPLAAPVSVPLQTLQTQQPTQMSHEVSVAPASISVQPSLSVASNSSGAATVLLSSPLGVPVSGAQVATQQITVTQQSAGQSAPKIVIFKGPQGQTQVLQGVTGATGSPGKVTLARVLTGTPLRPGMAVVSGGTVLNATSPGQGQVKVGTGVQRLVQTPNGPMKQVLLTSVPQTQSQVQTQSVQVQIPAQAQLQSPSQPAQVQAQVQVQPQTQVALQTQDQVPATTSPGTTAAAIRPQSVTLSAVPQQGEAKRITLVLQQPSQGGAAQTGTLTVGGTAGAGHQGQQPRLVLGSLPGKLVLQGGQLAAFAQARTGQTGAQPKVLTIQLQVQQQPNQQGAKFQLVSGAANAGGSPQVVQISQGQGGQRLAVPLKLLLQPQSSTASSAGGAVSVVKVINTSAAGSASITTTTAASSGVRLAKIQEPVRRVETLCKQEKANRIVAEAIARAKARGERNIPRVLNQDELPAGHTSADIEGATGAGGAKKKGVGGGSSSGGSKKKSPSAGGGKVVAGGDKKSKAKTPGVVSGGGGSKSKCKTKLNTITPVGGKKRKRNASSDHSDIDLSPPVSPRTLEEEMSQKRRSNRQVKRKKYTEDLDIKITDDEDEMDADVDVTTTPVSSAGHLQSMGAELQQELDGDGLPSMQFFVENPSEEDAAIVDKILSMRVTKKEVSPGQYTNVEEFFVKYKNYSYMHCEWASLEQLERDKRIHQKLKRFKTKQAQMRNLFQEDEEPFNPDYVEVDRILDESHSVDKDNGEPVVYYLVKWCSLPYEDATWELKEDVDEAKVEEFRKIESRPARLKRTPRPAASAWKKLDESREYKNGNQLREYQLEGVNWLLFNWYNRQNCILADEMGLGKTIQSIALLSEMFAVGVQGPFLIIAPLSTITNWEREFSTWTDMNAIVYHGSLASRQMIQQYEMYCKDDKGHLIPGAYKFDALITTFEMILSDCPELREISWRCVVIDEAHRLKNRNCKLLDSLKMLDLEHKVLLTGTPLQNTVEELFSLLHFLEPAQFPSEIEFLREFGDLKTEEQVQKLQSILKPMMLRRLKEDVEKNLAPKQETIIEVELTDVQKKYYRAILERNFSFLSMGATQNSNVPNLLNTMMELRKCCNHPYLITGAEEKIVAELRQVYDPLASDFHLQALVRSAGKLVLLDKLLPRLKAGGHKVLIFSQMVRCLDILEDYLIHKRYLYERIDGRVRGNLRQAAIDRFSKPDSDRFVFLLCTRAGGLGINLTAADTCVIFDSDWNPQNDLQAQARCHRIGQSKAVKVYRLITRNSYEREMLDKASLKLGLDRAVLQSMSGNKDNSVNGIQQFSKKEIEDLLRKGAYAAIMDENDEGSRFCEEDIDQILQRRATTITIESEGKGSTFSKASFVASENRTDIALDDPEFWQKWAKKADIDMDSLNRKNTLVIDTPRVRKQTRQYSSLRGEGGDLSDLDSDEDYPPHNSRQSRASRRSDRHSGGGYGRTDCFRVEKHLLVYGWGRWRDILSHARCKRRLSERDVETICRVILVFCLIHYRGDENIKSFIWELITPPENGREPQALLNHSGLSIPVPRGRKGKRVKAQSSFDVQKVEWIRKYNPDSLLLDDSYRKHLKHQCNKVLLRVRMLYYLKQEVIGEHADSVLRGADARDIDIWLPEMEQQDVPSGWWDAEADRCLLIGVYKHGYEMYTTMRADPCLCFVERCGRPNEQDINAEQQAADPELGEGGDYDKYSEDPEFKPATRHTKEVYEEADSVNADGEICVEDHSAPVQIEGPSSGSSDLCYWPTSSSLTARLRRLITAYQRSYRREQLKIEAAEKGDRRRRRCEQATKLKEIARQERQQRWTRREECDFYRVVSTFGVERIKKEADAPEGDEYHMSWNHFRSFARLDKKTDESLTRYFKCFMSMCRKVCHLRPARGEESQDLSQSLAPITEERASRTLYRVSLLCRLRERVLPHPSLEERLSLAPLSSDLPNWWNVPQHDHELLLAAARHGVSRTELSIFSDPQYSFSQARLDYLQNQQAQAASQMHALSQSQDPTSIKEESLDDDSRLLGVEALCPSDSPAMLLTHSEGKVGVPAGWGWKKSKNNGPSERKGERERGEGPSDSDSDSDSGSSSSSRHSGSSDDSGDSDAEREQAAALKMCDGDEENSILSLTPSQEGAPPESLTDPLRVDWPKDRMLINRIDNLCSLVLAGHWPTGRRYVSDIQLSTTPDEHDLGDGLGYPRVARKSNSALSADALEGQESEFTVKLLKEEGLKLTFSKQALMPNGEGSARKKRKDHELVDAEGVLHAPRRRDLPNWLKENPDYEVEGDMLELLVNRTKRKRRRKRVEKGAALTGSERVKVIDIRTGKKFGGIYGPLLQDLREHLEENPDHVVAPEWSETVRNSGFLPESSFHRLLSPHASIPKKNRHYLSTPSIQTDDPLLGGGEGETLVSDGAYMMDDEDLEDGSHLTSSHHFLTPAYDVKMEPSALDMDGGDSLSQGGYDSSDREAILDDVIMAPKNSDSSSSSED from the exons ATGGCAGACCCCATTATGGACCTCTTTGATGACACACCACTGTTCAATTTGGATTCCCTACCGGAGGATGCATTCTCACAGGGCTCCTCAGACCCAGTCGAGGAGGCGCTGAAGTTGGCACTGGGCCATGTGGACCCACCTATGGACCCTACACCGGATCCTGGTGTCCCTCTGCTCAGTGATGTTGTCACAGATCCAGCTCTAATCCCAACACCCCTCGCAGCACCTGTCTCCGTCCCACTGCAGACCCTTCAAACACAGCAGCCCACCCAGATGTCCCATGAGGTTTCTGTTGCCCCGGCTTCAATTTCCGTTCAGCCCTCTCTCTCGGTGGCCAGTAATAGCAGTGGGGCAGCAACGGTCCTGCTGAGCTCCCCTCTTGGAGTACCTGTGTCAGGGGCTCAAGTTGCCACCCAGCAAATCACTGTTACGCAACAGTCAGCAGGGCAGTCGGCtccaaaaattgtaattttcaaAGGCCCTCAGGGTCAGACTCAAGTGCTACAGGGTGTCACAGGAGCCACAGGCTCTCCAGGGAAAGTCACCCTTGCTAGAGTTCTGACAGGGACCCCGCTTAGGCCAGGGATGGCGGTTGTTTCCGGGGGAACGGTGTTAAATGCGACATCTCCTGGGCAGGGACAGGTCAAAGTAGGCACTGGAGTTCAAAGGCTGGTTCAGACTCCAAATGGCCCGATGAAGCAGGTGTTACTGACCTCGGTGCCTCAGACTCAATCGCAGGTTCAGACACAATCAGTCCAGGTGCAGATACCTGCACAGGCGCAGCTGCAGTCACCGTCACAGCCAGCACAGGTACAGGCGCAGGTCCAGGTGCAGCCTCAGACGCAGGTGGCATTACAAACACAGGACCAAGTGCCGGCTACTACATCCCCTGGAACGACAGCAGCGGCCATCCGACCTCAAAGTGTCACACTTTCAGCAGTGCCACAGCAG GGGGAAGCAAAGAGGATCACTCTGGTGCTACAGCAGCCCTCGCAAGGTGGAGCAGCCCAGACTGGGACATTGACAGTAGGGGGAACTGCAGGGGCGGGTCACCAGGGCCAGCAGCCCAGGCTGGTGTTGGGCTCTTTGCCAGGGAAGTTGGTCCTGCAGGGAGGCCAGCTGGCAGCTTTTGCCCAAGCCAGAACGGGTCAAACGGGTGCACAGCCGAAAGTGCTCACCATTCAGCTACAAGTTCAACAGCAGCCCAACCAACAGGGAGCCAAG TTTCAATTGGTTTCTGGGGCAGCTAATGCTGGTGGCAGCCCTCAGGTGGTGCAGATTTCTCAAGGCCAAGGAGGACAAAGACTAGCAGTGCCTCTTAAACTACTGCTGCAGCCACAG TCAAGCACTGCTTCCAGTGCTGGTGGGGCCGTTTCTGTGGTTAAAGTTATCAATACCTCGGCTGCCGGGTCTGCGTCCATCACCACCACTACAGCCGCGTCTTCCGGTGTGCGTTTGGCAAAGATCCAGGAGCCCGTGCGAAGAGTGGAGACCCTGTGCAAACAGGAGAAAGCAAATCGCATTGTTGCTGAGGCCATCGCACGGGCCAAAGCCAGGGGTGAAAGGAACATCCCCCGTGTGCTCAACCAGGATGAACTGCCTGCCGGACATACCTCAGCAGACATAGAAGGTGCCACAGGAGCTGGAGGAGCCAAAAAGAAAGGAGTAGGTGGAGGTAGTAGTAGTGGAGGGAGCAAGAAGAAAAGCCCAAGTGCAGGAGGAGGGAAAGTGGTGGCCGGAGGAGACAAGAAATCCAAGGCGAAGACTCCAGGAGTGGTTTCTGGAGGCGGGGGCAGTAAAAGTAAATGCAAGACTAAGCTCAA CACCATCACTCCAGTGGGTggtaagaaaagaaaaagaaatgcatccTCTGACCATTCAGATATAGATCTAAGCCCACCTGTTTCACCCCGCACACTGGAGGAGGAAATGTCACAG AAGCGACGTTCTAACCGTCAGGTGAAGCGGAAGAAGTACACAGAGGATTTGgacattaaaatcactgatgACGAAGATGAAATGGATGCGGATGTTGACGTAACCACAACTCCTGTGTCTAGTGCAGGGCATCTGCAGTCTATGGGAGCAGAACTCCAGCAGGAACTGGATGGGGATGGTCTTCCAAGCATGCAGTTTTTTGTG GAAAACCCAAGTGAGGAGGATGCTGCTATTGTGGATAAAATATTGTCTATGCGGGTGACCAAAAAGGAG GTGTCTCCAGGGCAGTATACTAATGTGGAGGaattttttgtcaaatataaAAACTA CTCGTACATGCACTGTGAATGGGCCAGTCTTGAACAGCTGGAAAGGGATAAGAGAATCCATCAGAAGCTGAAGAGATTCAAGACAAAACAGGCACAGATGAGGAACCTATTCCAGGAG GATGAGGAACCTTTCAATCCAGACTACGTGGAGGTTGATCGTATTTTGGATGAGTCACATAGTGTCGATAAAGACAATGGGGAG CCAGTAGTGTACTACCTAGTGAAGTGGTGCTCTCTGCCCTATGAAGATGCTACTTGGGAGCTGAAGGAGGATGTTGATGAAGCAAAAGTGGAAGAATTCAGGAAGATTGAAAGCCGCCCGGCCCGACTCAAGAGAACT CCTCGACCTGCTGCAAGTGCCTGGAAGAAGCTTGATGAGTCCAGAGAGTATAAGAATGGGAACCAGCTCCGAGAGTACCAGCTGGAGGGAGTCAACTGGTTGCTCTTCAACTGGTACAACAG GCAAAACTGCATCCTGGCAGATGAAATGGGTCTGGGGAAGACCATTCAGTCCATAGCCCTGCTGTCAGAGATGTTTGCTGTAGGGGTCCAGGGGCCGTTCCTTATCATTGCCCCTCTATCCACTATCACAAACTGGGAGAGAGAGTTTTCCACCTGGACAGATATGAATGCTATCGTTTACCACGGCAGTCTGGCCAGTAGACAGATGATCCAGCAGTATGAAATGTACTGCAAAGATGACAAG GGACACTTGATACCAGGGGCCTATAAATTTGATGCTCTAATCACAACCTTTGAGATGATTCTATCAGATTGCCCAGAGCTGAGGGAGATTTCTTGGCGCTGTGTAGTTATTGATGAAGCTCACCGTTTGAAGAACAGAAACTGCAAACTACTTGACAGCCTCAAGATGCTTGACCTT gaGCATAAAGTGTTGTTAACAGGCACTCCACTTCAAAACACAGTAGAGGAGCTGTTCAGTTTGCTGCACTTTCTGGAGCCGGCCCAGTTCCCCTCGGAGATAGAGTTTTTGCGTGAGTTTGGAGATCTTAAAACAGAGGAGCAG GTCCAGAAACTGCAGTCAATTCTAAAGCCCATGATGCTGCGTAGACTGAAAGAAGATGTAGAAAAGAACCTTGCCCCAAAACAAGAGACCATTATTGAG GTGGAGTTGACTGATGTACAGAAGAAGTATTACCGTGCTATTCTAGAACGTAACTTCAGCTTCCTCAGCATGGGAGCCACACAAAACAGCAATGTACCCAATCTCCTCAACACAATGATGGAACTTCGAAAGTGCTGCAACCACCCTTACCTCATTACAG GTGCTGAGGAGAAGATAGTGGCTGAGCTGAGGCAGGTGTATGATCCTCTGGCTTCAGACTTTCATCTCCAGGCTCTGGTGCGCTCTGCAGGGAAACTGGTCTTGCTGGATAAGCTGCTTCCTCGCCTTAAGGCTGGCGGGCACAAGGTGCTCATCTTCTCACAGATGGTGCGATGCCTTGACATCCTTGAGGACTACCTCATACACAAGAG ATACCTGTATGAGCGCATTGACGGGCGGGTCAGAGGAAACCTGCGACAAGCGGCCATTGATCGCTTTAGTAAACCTGATTCAGACCGGTTTGTCTTCCTGCTTTGTACCCGGGCTGGAGGTTTGGGCATTAATCTGACTGCTGCTGACACCTGTGTCATTTTCGACTCTGACTGGAACCCACAGAATGATCTTCAA GCTCAGGCACGTTGTCATCGTATTGGTCAATCTAAAGCGGTGAAGGTTTATCGTCTCATTACCAGAAACTCCTATGAGAGGGAGATGTTGGACAAAGCGAGTCTTAAACTGGGACTTGATCGAGCTGTTCTGCAAAGCATGAGTGGAAATAAGGACAACAGTGTTAACGGG ATTCAGCAGTTCTCAAAGAAGGAGATAGAGGATTTGCTTCGTAAAGGTGCTTATGCAGCCATTATGGATGAGAACGACGAGGGCAGCCGTTTCTGTGAGGAGGACATCGATCAGATACTTCAGAGAAGAGCAACTACCATCACTATAGAGAGTGAAGGCAAAGGATCCACCTTTTCCAAGGCCAGCTTTGTGGCGTCTGAGAACCGCACAGATATTGCTCTGGATGATCCCGAGTTCTGGCAAAAGTGGGCCAAGAAAGCTGACATAGACATGGACTCTCTCAACAGGAAG AATACTCTTGTGATTGACACACCGAGAGTAAGAAAGCAAACACGTCAGTATTCCAGTCTGCGTGGAGAGGGTGGGGATCTGTCTGATTTGGACAGCGATGAAGACTACCCACCCCATAATTCCCGACAATCTCGGGCCTCTCGACGCTCAGACCGGCATTCTGGTGGTGGTTATGGGCGCACAGACTGCTTCAGAGTGGAAAAACACCTACTTGTTTATGG GTGGGGCCGTTGGCGGGATATCCTGTCTCATGCTCGCTGTAAGCGGCGTCTCAGTGAACGTGATGTGGAAACCATCTGCCGTGTCATCCTGGTTTTCTGTCTGATACATTACCGTGGAGATGAGAACATCAAAAGCTTCATCTGGGAGCTAATCACCCCTCCAGAGAATGGACGAGAACCACAGGCTCTGCTTAATCACTCTG GTCTGTCCATCCCTGTCCCTCGTGGCAGGAAGGGGAAACGAGTCAAGGCTCAGAGCTCTTTTGATGtgcagaaagttgagtggatcCGAAAGTATAATCCTGATAGTCTTCTGCTTGATGACAGTTACCGAAAACACCTCAAACACCAGTGCAACAA agtgttgctGAGAGTACGTATGCTGTATTACCTGAAGCAGGAGGTCATTGGAGAACATGCTGATTCTGTATTGAGAGGAGCTGATGCAAG GGATATTGATATCTGGTTGCCTGAAATGGAGCAGCAGGATGTTCCGTCTGGATGGTGGGACGCAGAAGCTGACCGATGCTTGCTTATCGGTGTCTATAAGCATG GATATGAGATGTACACCACTATGCGTGCTGACCCCTGCTTGTGTTTTGTTGAGCGATGTGGCCGTCCAAATGAGCAGGACATTAATGCGGAGCAGCAAGCAGCAGACCCAGAGCTTGGGGAGGG AGGGGACTATGACAAGTACTCAGAAGATCCAGAATTTAAACCTGCGACAAGACACACCAAGGAGGTATATGAAGAG GCTGATTCGGTGAATGCAGATGGAGAGATTTGTGTGGAGGATCACTCTGCCCCTGTGCAGATTGAGGGGCCATCTTCAGGATCGTCAGATTTGTGTTACTGGCCAACAAGCTCATCGCTCACAGCCAGACTACGCCGTCTTATCACAGCCTACCAACGCAGTTACAGACGAGAGCAGCTTAAGATAGAGGCAGCAGAGAAGGGCGACCGTAGACGTAGACGCTGTGAACAAGCCACAAAGCTCAAAGAGATAGCCCGCCAAGAACGACAGCAAAG GTGGACTCGTAGGGAGGAGTGTGATTTTTATAGGGTGGTATCAACCTTTGGGGTCGAAAGGATAAAGAAAGAagctgatgctccagaaggggACGAGTATCATATGTCCTGGAATCACTTCCGTTCTTTTGCTCGCCTTGATAAGAAAACCGACGAGAGCTTGACGCGTTACTTCAAATGCTTTATGTCCATGTGTCGGAAAGTGTGTCACCTTCGGCCAGCACGTGGAGAAG AATCTCAAGATTTGTCCCAGTCTCTGGCCCCCATCACAGAAGAACGAGCCTCGCGCACACTGTACAGGGTCAGCTTGCTTTGTCGGCTACGTGAGCGCGTTCTTCCCCACCCCTCATTGGAGGAACGCCTCAGTCTGGCACCACTCTCCTCTGACCTTCCCAACTGGTGGAACGTCCCACAGCACGACCATGAGCTGCTCTTAGCTGCCGCTAGACATGGCGTCAGCCGCACTGAACTCTCAATCTTCTCTGACCCACAGTACTCATTCAGTCAGGCCCGCCTCGACTACCTCCAGAACCAGCAAGCCCAAGCTGCTTCGCAGATGCACGCGTTAAGTCAGTCACAGGATCCGACCAGCATCAAAGAGGAGAGCCTAGATGATGATTCTCGGCTGCTGGGGGTGGAGGCCCTCTGTCCGTCTGACTCTCCAGCTATGCTCCTCACCCATTCTGAGGGGAAAGTTGGAGTTCCGGCTGGATGGGGCTGGAAGAAGAGCAAAAACAATGGGCCCAGTGAGAgaaaaggagaaagagagagaggtgaAGGGCCTTCGGACTCCGATTCTGATTCAGACTCGGGCTCGTCTTCCTCCTCCCGTCATTCTGGCAGCTCAGATGATAGCGGAGACAGTGATGCTGAGAGAGAACAAG CAGCAGCTCTTAAGATGTGCGATGGCGATGAAGAAAACAGCATCCTCTCACTCACACCATCTCAAGAAGGCGCCCCGCCCGAGTCCCTCACTGACCCTCTGAGAGTTGATTGGCCCAAAGACCGCATGTTGATAAACCGAATAGACAACCTCTGCTCACTGGTTCTAGCAGGGCACTGGCCGACAGGTCGACGCTACGTCTCTGACATACAGCTCAGTACTACACCTGATGAGCATGACCTCGGAGATGGCCTAGGTTACCCCCGAGTGGCACGCAAAAGCAACAGTGCCCTTTCTGCAGATGCTCTTGAAGGCCAAGAATCAGAGTTCACAGTAAAACTGCTAAAG GAGGAGGGGCTGAAGTTGACTTTTTCTAAGCAGGCTCTCATGCCAAACGGTGAAGGGAGTGCACGCAAAAAGAGAAAGGACCACGAG CTGGTAGATGCCGAAGGGGTTCTCCATGCTCCCCGCAGAAGGGACCTTCCTAACTGGCTCAAAGAAAACCCAGATTATGAAGTGGAGGGAGACATGTTAGAA TTACTGGTGAACCGGACCaaaaggaagaggaggaggaagagggtAGAGAAAGGAGCAGCACTTACCGGCAGTGAGAGAGTGAAGGTCATAGACATAAGGACAGGCAAGAAG TTTGGTGGAATATACGGGCCTTTACTACAGGACCTGAGAGAGCACCTGGAGGAGAATCCTGACCACGTTGTAGCACCAGAATGGTCTGAGACTGTTCGCAACTCG GGCTTCTTGCCTGAGAGTTCATTCCACAGACTGTTGAGTCCCCACGCTTCAATCCCCAAAAAGAATCGACATTACCTCTCCACCCCTTCGATCCAAACTGATGACCCTCTCCTGGGAGGCGGCGAAGGAGAGACGTTAGTTTCCGACGGCGCATACATGATGGACGACGAGGACCTGGAGGACGGCAGTCACCTCACATCATCTCACCACTTCCTTACTCCAGCCTACGATGTGAAGATGGAGCCGAGCGCTCTTGATATGGACGGAGGCGACAGTTTGTCACAAGGTGGCTATGATAGCTCAGACAGAGAGGCCATTTTGGATGATGTCATCATGGCACCGAAGAATTCAGACTCTTCCTCAAGCTCCGAGGATTGA